The following proteins come from a genomic window of Tepidiforma thermophila:
- the thyX gene encoding FAD-dependent thymidylate synthase, giving the protein MAIAVTLLSHSPDPIRSLYMAYRTCYSSLTPQQVAARIGDERISRETMLAFVEERLKTGHTSPLEQVWFEFAISGVSRAFSHQFVRHRVGISFEQQSQRYVTYKGGRFPYTVPETVERAGLAGEMERLFEEAGALYERMVAAGVPAEDARFLLPNATNTNFKVTVNLQSLLHICDLRLCTRAQWEFRKVAALMRAEVMKVEPVLGRMLQPKCGERRLGYCDEDYEAWEACPIGRVRPHKELLFKVYESYRRGELQPLRDEDFRTIESAAELQPDSPGDGGAASG; this is encoded by the coding sequence ATGGCGATTGCCGTCACGCTCCTCTCGCACAGCCCCGACCCGATCCGGTCGCTGTACATGGCGTACCGGACGTGCTACTCGTCGCTGACGCCGCAGCAGGTCGCCGCGCGCATCGGAGACGAGCGGATCTCGCGGGAAACGATGCTTGCGTTTGTGGAGGAGCGGCTGAAGACCGGGCACACCTCGCCGCTCGAGCAGGTGTGGTTCGAATTCGCCATCTCAGGCGTGAGCCGGGCGTTCTCTCACCAGTTTGTCCGGCACCGGGTCGGCATCAGCTTCGAGCAGCAATCGCAGCGGTATGTGACCTACAAGGGCGGCCGGTTCCCCTACACCGTGCCGGAGACGGTCGAGAGGGCAGGGCTGGCCGGGGAAATGGAGCGGCTGTTTGAGGAAGCGGGGGCCCTGTACGAGCGGATGGTGGCCGCCGGGGTGCCCGCCGAGGATGCGCGGTTCTTGCTGCCAAACGCGACGAACACGAACTTCAAGGTGACAGTGAATCTGCAGTCTCTGCTGCACATCTGCGACCTGCGGCTGTGCACGCGGGCGCAATGGGAGTTTCGAAAGGTTGCAGCCCTGATGCGGGCTGAGGTGATGAAGGTTGAGCCGGTGCTGGGGCGGATGCTGCAGCCGAAGTGCGGGGAGCGGCGGCTCGGCTACTGCGACGAAGACTACGAGGCGTGGGAAGCATGCCCGATTGGGCGGGTCCGCCCGCACAAAGAGTTGCTGTTCAAGGTCTATGAGTCGTACCGGCGGGGCGAACTGCAGCCGCTCAGGGATGAGGATTTCCGCACGATCGAGTCAGCCGCGGAGCTGCAGCCGGATAGCCCGGGTGACGGCGGAGCCGCTAGCGGGTGA
- a CDS encoding winged helix-turn-helix transcriptional regulator — protein sequence MSLLPAIRFFHHRWSVPTVARLYRDGPQRVAQLQQAFNAARDTLAETLRRLEEAGVIQREPAPRSARCSLTPAGVAVGAACVEAVEAVLAMDLVDLALRKWPMLVLVAVGRGATRFNQLRAELPGITPRALTLALKDLQAAGLVQRTVEHTYPPSTLYDLTPRGQQLFSVMDRLCRAAEAAAP from the coding sequence TTGTCGCTCCTCCCCGCAATCCGGTTCTTTCACCACCGCTGGTCCGTCCCAACCGTCGCGCGCCTCTACCGCGATGGCCCCCAGCGGGTTGCCCAGCTCCAGCAAGCCTTCAACGCCGCCCGCGACACCCTCGCCGAAACCCTCCGCCGACTCGAAGAAGCCGGCGTCATCCAGCGCGAACCGGCCCCACGCAGTGCCCGCTGCTCCCTCACGCCCGCCGGAGTGGCCGTCGGCGCGGCCTGCGTTGAGGCCGTCGAAGCCGTCCTCGCCATGGACCTCGTCGACCTTGCCCTCAGGAAATGGCCGATGCTCGTCCTCGTCGCCGTCGGCCGCGGGGCCACCCGGTTCAACCAGCTCCGCGCCGAACTCCCCGGCATCACGCCCCGGGCGCTCACCCTCGCGCTCAAGGATCTACAGGCAGCCGGGCTTGTCCAGCGCACCGTCGAACACACCTACCCCCCTTCGACGCTCTACGACCTCACACCTCGCGGCCAGCAGCTCTTCTCCGTAATGGACCGGCTCTGCCGCGCTGCTGAGGCTGCCGCACCGTAG
- the secE gene encoding preprotein translocase subunit SecE, which produces MKRLQPRFVADIIAELRKVTWPSFQETRYLTIVVAIVAVVMGLFLGAVDLLFGWIIERLFF; this is translated from the coding sequence TTGAAGCGGCTCCAGCCGCGCTTCGTCGCCGATATTATTGCCGAGCTGCGGAAGGTGACCTGGCCGTCGTTCCAGGAGACGCGCTACCTGACGATTGTGGTCGCCATCGTTGCGGTGGTGATGGGGCTGTTCCTGGGAGCGGTGGACCTGCTCTTCGGCTGGATCATCGAGAGGCTGTTCTTCTAA
- a CDS encoding ABC transporter permease — translation MRTYILRRVVVNIPVIWLVATLVFFATSVLPGDFVAQRIAAQDPTSTDPALRQAQIDAVRKDLGLDKPVVQRYFIYLGNLLRGDFGISYQTRESALQGMKEGLPYSLQLALMSLAISILTSIPIGIISAIRQDSIVDYVLRVFAILVLAMPNFWIATMALLYVIRWSLWEVPISTAPLLWEDPAASLRLFIIPAVVGGLASGAGVMRLLRSQMLEVLRQDYIRTAWAKGLRERVVIIRHALKNALVPVVTVLGLSFAGLLSGNVVFENLFAIPGVGRRILAAIVARDVPVVQAFVLVIATFVVFVNLAIDLLYGVLDPRIRYS, via the coding sequence GTGAGGACGTACATTCTCCGCCGGGTAGTGGTGAATATCCCGGTCATCTGGCTCGTCGCCACGCTCGTCTTTTTCGCCACAAGCGTTCTGCCCGGCGATTTCGTGGCCCAGCGCATCGCTGCCCAGGACCCGACCTCGACCGACCCGGCGCTCCGCCAGGCGCAGATCGACGCCGTCCGCAAAGACCTCGGCCTCGATAAGCCGGTTGTCCAGCGCTACTTCATCTACCTCGGGAACCTCCTCCGCGGCGACTTCGGCATCTCCTACCAGACGCGCGAGTCCGCCCTCCAGGGCATGAAAGAGGGATTGCCGTACTCCCTCCAGCTGGCGCTCATGTCGCTCGCAATCTCCATCCTCACCTCCATCCCTATCGGCATCATCTCGGCCATCCGCCAGGACTCCATCGTCGATTACGTCCTGCGCGTCTTTGCCATCCTCGTCCTCGCCATGCCCAACTTCTGGATTGCAACCATGGCGCTCCTCTACGTCATACGGTGGAGCCTCTGGGAGGTGCCCATCAGCACCGCCCCCTTGCTCTGGGAAGACCCCGCTGCCAGTCTGCGCCTCTTCATCATCCCCGCCGTCGTCGGCGGGCTCGCCTCCGGCGCGGGCGTCATGCGCCTCCTCCGCTCCCAAATGCTCGAAGTGCTCCGCCAGGACTACATCCGCACCGCCTGGGCCAAAGGCCTCCGCGAACGCGTCGTCATCATCCGCCACGCGCTCAAAAACGCCCTGGTTCCCGTCGTGACCGTGCTCGGTCTCTCTTTTGCGGGGCTCCTCTCCGGCAACGTCGTCTTTGAGAACCTGTTTGCCATCCCTGGGGTCGGCAGGCGCATTCTCGCAGCCATCGTCGCCCGCGACGTGCCCGTTGTGCAGGCCTTCGTCCTCGTCATCGCCACCTTCGTCGTCTTCGTCAACCTCGCGATCGACCTCCTCTACGGTGTCCTCGATCCGCGCATCCGGTACTCCTAG
- the rpmG gene encoding 50S ribosomal protein L33: MAKNKGDRIIIHLQSTEGPVYRYTTQKNRRNDSGRLELKKYHPGLRKHVLFRETR; this comes from the coding sequence ATGGCGAAGAACAAGGGGGACCGGATTATCATCCACCTCCAGAGCACGGAGGGGCCGGTGTACCGGTACACGACCCAGAAGAACCGCCGGAACGATTCGGGCCGGCTTGAGCTCAAGAAGTACCACCCAGGGCTGCGGAAGCACGTCCTCTTCAGGGAGACGCGGTAA
- the tuf gene encoding elongation factor Tu, whose amino-acid sequence MAKAKFERTKPHVNVGTIGHVDHGKTTLTAAITKVLSLKGEAEFRPFDSIDNAPEERARGITIAIAHVEYETDKRHYAHVDCPGHADYIKNMITGAAQMDGAILVVAAPEGPMPQTREHILLARQVEVPALVVFLNKVDMMEDPELLELVELELRELLTSQGFPGDEVPIIRGSALKALESTSTDPNAPEYKCIWELMDAVDNYIPTPVRPLDKPFLMPIEDVFGIKGRGTVVTGRIERGVVKVGDEVEIVGLRETKKTTVTGVEMFKKMLDEGQAGDNVGCLLRGIERDEVERGQVLCKPGSIKPHTKFEAQVYVLSKEEGGRHTPFFNGYRPQFYVRTTDVTGTIHLPEGVEMVMPGDNITMTVELIQPVAIEDGLRFAIREGGRTVGAGVVTKILA is encoded by the coding sequence ATGGCGAAGGCGAAATTTGAGAGGACGAAACCGCACGTCAACGTTGGGACGATCGGGCACGTTGACCACGGGAAGACGACGTTGACGGCGGCGATTACGAAGGTGCTCTCCCTGAAGGGGGAGGCGGAGTTCCGGCCGTTCGATTCGATTGACAATGCGCCGGAGGAGCGTGCGCGCGGGATCACGATTGCGATTGCGCACGTGGAGTACGAGACGGACAAGCGCCACTACGCGCACGTCGACTGCCCGGGCCATGCGGACTACATCAAGAACATGATCACGGGCGCGGCCCAGATGGACGGGGCGATCCTGGTGGTGGCGGCGCCCGAGGGGCCGATGCCGCAGACGCGGGAGCACATCCTCCTGGCGCGGCAGGTGGAAGTGCCGGCGCTGGTCGTCTTCCTGAACAAGGTGGACATGATGGAGGACCCGGAGCTCCTCGAGCTGGTCGAGCTGGAGCTGCGGGAGCTGCTGACCTCGCAGGGCTTCCCGGGCGATGAAGTGCCGATCATCCGCGGCTCGGCGCTGAAGGCGCTGGAGTCGACCTCGACCGACCCGAACGCGCCCGAGTACAAGTGCATCTGGGAGCTGATGGATGCGGTCGACAACTACATCCCGACGCCGGTGCGGCCGCTCGACAAGCCGTTTTTGATGCCGATCGAGGACGTCTTCGGCATCAAGGGGCGCGGCACGGTGGTGACCGGCCGGATCGAGCGCGGGGTGGTGAAGGTCGGCGACGAAGTGGAGATCGTCGGCCTGCGGGAGACGAAGAAGACGACCGTCACGGGCGTCGAGATGTTCAAGAAGATGCTGGACGAGGGCCAGGCGGGCGATAACGTCGGCTGCCTCCTGCGCGGCATCGAGCGGGATGAAGTGGAGCGCGGGCAGGTGCTCTGCAAGCCAGGGAGCATCAAGCCGCACACGAAGTTCGAGGCCCAGGTGTACGTCCTTTCCAAGGAAGAGGGCGGGCGCCACACCCCGTTCTTCAACGGCTACCGGCCGCAGTTCTACGTCCGCACCACCGACGTCACCGGCACCATCCACCTGCCCGAGGGCGTCGAGATGGTCATGCCCGGCGACAACATCACCATGACCGTCGAACTCATCCAGCCCGTCGCCATCGAAGACGGCCTCCGCTTCGCTATCCGCGAGGGCGGCCGCACCGTCGGCGCCGGCGTCGTCACCAAGATCCTCGCCTGA
- a CDS encoding ABC transporter permease has protein sequence MAQEQAILDRPGTLGMPRSLSDRPMLVRALVHIGRFFRYKPLGGVGVFIIALCVFAALFADVVDRYDPEAIFKAPNPEYDPELAEKALIDPTVRLQYPPEKLEKNDIPIKFGGPTADHWLGTDGLGRDLYSRIVHGSRTALYVGLGAALIATISGTIVGLASAYFGGFVDFFIQRIVDTLQAFPPLVLLLLFGQVVANPTLTVNTIALGILGTASSARVVRSAVLAVREEVYVLAARTIGASDLRVMMRHIFPNITAPIIVTFTSSIGIYILVEATLAFLGLGDPTRISWGKMVEEGRRNGPSDPWMAFIVGMALTMVVLGFNLAGDALRDVLDPRLRGRGGRAGF, from the coding sequence ATGGCCCAGGAACAGGCAATCCTCGATCGCCCCGGCACCCTCGGTATGCCGCGCAGCCTCAGCGACCGCCCGATGCTCGTTCGGGCGCTCGTCCATATCGGCCGCTTCTTCCGCTATAAGCCCCTCGGCGGCGTGGGGGTCTTCATCATTGCCCTCTGTGTCTTCGCCGCCCTCTTTGCCGACGTCGTCGACCGCTACGACCCGGAGGCGATCTTCAAAGCTCCCAACCCGGAGTACGATCCCGAGCTCGCCGAAAAGGCGCTCATTGACCCCACCGTCCGCCTGCAGTACCCGCCCGAAAAACTCGAAAAAAACGACATCCCCATCAAGTTCGGCGGCCCCACCGCCGACCACTGGCTCGGTACCGATGGACTTGGCCGCGACCTCTACTCGCGTATCGTCCATGGTTCGCGCACGGCCCTCTACGTCGGCCTCGGCGCTGCCCTCATCGCCACGATTAGCGGAACCATCGTCGGTCTCGCCAGTGCCTACTTCGGCGGCTTCGTCGATTTCTTCATCCAGCGCATCGTCGATACGCTCCAGGCCTTCCCGCCGCTCGTCCTGCTCCTGCTGTTTGGCCAGGTCGTCGCAAACCCCACACTCACCGTGAACACCATTGCGCTCGGCATCTTAGGCACCGCCAGTTCCGCCCGTGTTGTGCGAAGTGCCGTGCTTGCCGTGCGCGAAGAGGTCTACGTGCTTGCCGCCCGCACCATCGGCGCCAGCGACCTCCGCGTGATGATGCGGCACATCTTCCCCAACATCACGGCGCCGATCATCGTCACGTTCACCAGCTCGATCGGCATCTACATCCTCGTCGAAGCCACGCTCGCCTTCCTCGGGCTGGGCGACCCAACGCGCATCTCCTGGGGCAAGATGGTCGAGGAAGGCCGTCGGAACGGTCCGTCCGACCCCTGGATGGCCTTCATCGTCGGCATGGCCCTGACAATGGTCGTTCTCGGCTTCAACCTGGCGGGAGACGCACTTCGCGACGTCCTCGACCCGCGCCTCCGGGGCCGCGGAGGCCGCGCCGGCTTCTAA
- the nusG gene encoding transcription termination/antitermination protein NusG: MNAPGRKWYFVHTYSGHENKVRNAIKATVERMDAGDKIFHVVVPTEDEIEIRDGQRRTVKRKLYPGYVLVQTIELKEGDPASDAAWHLIRNTTGVTGFVSSGTRPVPLSQEEVNHILRAMRMEQPRVRVAFQPGQSVRIVDGPFEDFVGVVDEINTEKGRVKVIVNMFGRETPVELDFLQVERV; the protein is encoded by the coding sequence ATCAACGCGCCCGGGCGGAAGTGGTACTTCGTGCACACGTACAGCGGGCACGAGAACAAGGTGCGCAACGCCATCAAAGCGACGGTGGAGCGCATGGACGCCGGCGACAAGATCTTCCATGTGGTTGTCCCTACGGAGGATGAAATTGAAATCCGCGACGGCCAGCGGCGGACCGTGAAGCGGAAGCTCTACCCCGGCTATGTGCTGGTGCAGACCATTGAGCTAAAAGAGGGCGACCCCGCTTCGGATGCAGCGTGGCACCTCATTCGCAATACGACCGGCGTGACGGGGTTCGTCAGCTCGGGCACGCGGCCGGTGCCGCTGTCGCAGGAGGAGGTGAACCATATCCTCCGCGCGATGCGCATGGAGCAGCCGCGCGTCCGGGTGGCCTTCCAGCCGGGACAGTCGGTGCGCATCGTTGACGGCCCGTTCGAGGATTTCGTTGGCGTTGTGGACGAGATCAACACGGAAAAGGGCCGCGTGAAGGTCATCGTCAACATGTTCGGGAGGGAGACCCCGGTGGAGCTGGACTTCCTCCAGGTGGAACGGGTCTAA
- the lipB gene encoding lipoyl(octanoyl) transferase LipB, whose translation MVALVAVPDLGREMVGGLVAEWYRPDGAEVAPGEPVCRLECEFIAFEIEAEGGGVLRHRRPAGSIERKGAILGVIVGRGEGLPPEEELRAFEVGALAGGSRPAGDPEPEPGPGAGHRAVASAEPAVESKEGPEQAPVVLPFPGRGARTAAGRIDPLAEPGGAIPGLPLWDEEAEAARADAEAGSGPGAAGTVEDRADRFEQIAETAAASAEVLSAHVCVSWTRAKEAVAALGDEWQPFGPKPTVEDLAVRAIARALAEAGLEAGPAGVVVVEPETDRSYAIEHPLDSEFRAMVQARADGGGSFERAEWVVVSLMPLGVERLEPRLSGLRLAFGLGRARTARARSRCATTACCSGKGTLDVSLLGYARWWKTRSGSGGRRTVETAEAAGRAVAVYHLGTTSYGEVHRLQQRLQAARRAGSGVDTLLLTEHRPVFTLGRSHPVPNLRVAEDVVRQYGIEIVPTERGGDITYHGPGQLVAYGIIALKGWGIGVTEYVSGLEETVIGVLADWGLRGERSVRGRGVWVEGRKIASVGLHVRGWVTMHGIALNVDTDLEHFELINPCGMADVEVTTMAAEVGRQVALDEVAEAFVFHFGRVFDCAAKLQPIPGRERAQRGR comes from the coding sequence GTGGTCGCGCTCGTGGCTGTTCCAGACCTTGGACGGGAGATGGTCGGCGGGCTGGTCGCGGAGTGGTATCGGCCGGACGGCGCGGAGGTTGCGCCCGGCGAGCCGGTCTGCCGGCTGGAGTGTGAATTCATCGCGTTTGAGATTGAAGCGGAAGGCGGGGGGGTCCTTCGGCACCGCCGGCCAGCGGGGAGCATCGAACGGAAAGGCGCAATCCTCGGGGTCATTGTGGGCCGGGGGGAAGGGCTGCCACCGGAGGAAGAGCTGCGCGCCTTCGAAGTCGGCGCCCTGGCAGGCGGCAGCCGGCCGGCAGGTGATCCGGAACCGGAACCCGGGCCGGGTGCGGGCCATCGGGCGGTTGCGAGCGCGGAACCGGCAGTCGAGTCGAAAGAGGGGCCTGAGCAGGCGCCGGTGGTGCTCCCCTTCCCGGGACGGGGAGCGAGGACCGCGGCCGGCCGCATCGACCCGCTTGCAGAACCGGGGGGAGCCATCCCGGGGCTGCCGCTCTGGGACGAAGAGGCCGAGGCCGCACGCGCGGACGCCGAGGCGGGGTCCGGGCCCGGGGCAGCCGGCACGGTCGAGGACCGGGCCGACCGGTTCGAACAGATTGCCGAAACTGCAGCGGCAAGCGCGGAGGTCCTGAGCGCGCATGTGTGTGTTTCGTGGACGCGTGCGAAGGAGGCTGTGGCGGCACTCGGCGACGAGTGGCAGCCGTTCGGGCCGAAGCCGACGGTCGAGGACCTGGCCGTCCGCGCGATTGCCCGCGCGCTTGCCGAGGCGGGGCTGGAGGCGGGCCCGGCCGGGGTCGTGGTCGTCGAGCCCGAGACGGACCGTTCGTACGCGATCGAACACCCGCTCGATTCGGAATTTCGGGCGATGGTGCAGGCGCGGGCCGACGGCGGGGGCTCCTTTGAGCGGGCGGAATGGGTGGTCGTTTCGCTGATGCCGCTCGGGGTGGAGCGGCTGGAGCCCCGGCTTTCGGGCCTGCGGCTGGCATTCGGGCTGGGGCGGGCCCGGACGGCCAGGGCACGATCACGATGCGCTACGACAGCATGCTGTTCGGGGAAGGGGACGCTGGACGTGTCCTTGCTCGGGTACGCTCGTTGGTGGAAAACCCGTTCCGGCTCTGGGGGTAGGAGAACCGTGGAGACTGCAGAGGCAGCAGGACGTGCGGTGGCGGTGTATCACCTGGGCACGACGAGCTACGGGGAAGTGCACCGGTTGCAGCAGCGGCTGCAGGCTGCCCGCCGGGCCGGCTCCGGGGTGGACACGCTGCTGCTCACAGAGCATCGGCCGGTCTTTACCCTCGGGCGAAGCCATCCGGTCCCGAATCTGCGGGTCGCGGAAGACGTGGTCCGACAGTACGGCATCGAGATCGTCCCCACCGAGCGGGGCGGTGACATCACCTACCACGGACCGGGCCAGCTGGTGGCATACGGCATCATCGCGCTGAAGGGCTGGGGCATTGGCGTGACGGAGTACGTCAGCGGGCTCGAGGAGACGGTGATCGGCGTGCTGGCGGACTGGGGCCTCCGCGGCGAGCGATCGGTCCGCGGCCGGGGGGTCTGGGTGGAGGGCCGGAAGATCGCGTCGGTCGGGCTACATGTGCGCGGTTGGGTGACCATGCACGGCATTGCCCTGAACGTTGACACCGATTTGGAGCACTTCGAGCTGATCAACCCCTGCGGGATGGCTGACGTCGAGGTCACGACGATGGCGGCAGAGGTCGGCCGCCAGGTTGCGCTCGACGAGGTGGCAGAGGCGTTCGTGTTTCACTTCGGGCGGGTGTTCGACTGTGCGGCGAAGCTCCAGCCGATCCCGGGACGGGAGAGGGCGCAGCGGGGCAGGTGA
- a CDS encoding YebC/PmpR family DNA-binding transcriptional regulator codes for MAGHSKWAQIKRQKGANDQKRGALFTKLTREIMQAAKQGGPDPAGNFKLRLAIQRARAANMPNDNIERAIAKATGGASEDQLEEITYEGYGPGGIAILISALTDNRNRTVSEVRHQFSRAGGSLGETGSVAWQFEPRGIITIPLEGRDPDEVALQAIDAGAEDVDVQGDVIEVRTDPASLESVRKQLEAAGFQVENADFAMVPKTTIELDEKTAHQALRLIEALEDLEDVQRVYSNAEFSDEAVASYAG; via the coding sequence ATGGCAGGCCATTCGAAGTGGGCGCAAATTAAGCGCCAGAAGGGCGCCAACGACCAGAAGCGAGGCGCCCTCTTCACCAAGCTCACCCGCGAAATCATGCAGGCGGCCAAGCAGGGCGGCCCCGACCCGGCCGGCAACTTCAAGCTCCGCCTCGCTATCCAGCGCGCCCGCGCCGCCAACATGCCCAACGACAACATTGAACGCGCCATCGCGAAGGCCACCGGCGGCGCCAGCGAAGACCAGCTCGAAGAGATCACCTACGAGGGCTACGGACCCGGCGGCATCGCGATCCTCATCTCCGCCCTGACGGACAACCGCAACCGGACTGTCTCCGAAGTTCGCCACCAGTTCAGCCGCGCAGGCGGGAGCCTCGGCGAAACCGGTTCCGTAGCCTGGCAATTCGAACCCCGGGGCATCATCACCATCCCGCTCGAAGGCCGCGACCCCGATGAAGTCGCACTCCAGGCAATCGACGCCGGCGCCGAAGATGTCGACGTCCAGGGCGACGTCATCGAAGTCCGCACCGACCCTGCCTCCCTCGAATCCGTCCGGAAGCAGCTCGAGGCTGCCGGCTTCCAGGTCGAAAACGCCGACTTCGCCATGGTCCCGAAGACGACCATCGAACTCGACGAGAAAACGGCCCACCAGGCGCTCCGCCTCATCGAAGCCCTCGAGGACCTTGAGGACGTCCAGCGCGTCTACTCCAACGCCGAGTTCAGTGACGAAGCCGTCGCCTCTTACGCCGGCTGA
- a CDS encoding ABC transporter substrate-binding protein, which produces MSDNYWTRKLARQGISRRRVLGGAATAGIGAAALGLVGCGDDDDDTGSGSSTAPAGTGSPAASPTSAAQTPQKGGVARFVSANNTWDTFDVDRSRFSPVAWLMGMTNLGVTQWKSFTKAELEGGLAEKWEQPDPNTIVFTIRSNVFWHDKPPVNGRQANAEDVAFFINRNKNGKLLDGTDDPNFYRKSAFQNVDKVEVVDSKTVRVTFSKPDPFFLTTLAGSYAKVQAPEAVRAFEKDYANMKADLVIGTGAFVLKKWSAEGDSEWVRHEKFHTQVNWDGVKWLPLFTDQSAQQAAFEQKQLDAFTPTQNQVIHDLLKRYEGQIHEVKIFSGNPQAGTYYGGAAPWNNPNLIGAIFRAFDRRAIIQSLLQGKAVLSGNVPPTQAAFAITEKELITYPGYLEDRAKEEAEAKKMWEAGGGPALGDIIVDIPDIWEGLYSGGAALITNQLKKVLGNNFVAKIEPYATITGKIVKQEYGNGKNNIWFGWITEVSDPEPTLLNYLQYNSSQPQFQQFGVKIDKVDQLTAQAVVEFDIAKRQELSKEVMRELIKNYGAGIPYTLVAVNSSLRWNYLKYPEAVAFVQQHQYGTQWWFDQTDPTWQGRPA; this is translated from the coding sequence ATGTCCGACAACTACTGGACCAGAAAGCTGGCCCGCCAGGGCATCAGCCGGCGCCGTGTCCTCGGCGGCGCCGCAACCGCAGGCATCGGAGCGGCAGCCCTCGGCCTCGTCGGCTGCGGCGACGATGACGACGATACCGGCAGCGGCTCCTCGACCGCGCCCGCCGGTACCGGGTCGCCCGCCGCAAGCCCGACCTCGGCGGCGCAGACCCCGCAGAAGGGCGGCGTCGCCCGCTTCGTCTCCGCCAACAACACGTGGGACACCTTCGACGTCGATCGCAGCCGCTTCTCGCCGGTCGCCTGGCTCATGGGCATGACCAACCTTGGGGTCACCCAGTGGAAGAGCTTCACCAAAGCCGAGCTCGAAGGCGGCCTCGCTGAGAAGTGGGAGCAGCCCGACCCCAACACCATCGTCTTCACCATCCGCTCCAACGTCTTCTGGCACGATAAGCCGCCCGTGAACGGCCGCCAGGCGAACGCCGAAGACGTCGCCTTCTTCATCAACCGCAACAAGAACGGCAAGCTCCTCGACGGCACCGACGACCCCAACTTCTACCGCAAGTCGGCCTTCCAAAATGTCGATAAGGTCGAAGTCGTCGACAGCAAGACCGTCCGCGTGACCTTCTCGAAGCCCGACCCCTTCTTCCTCACAACCCTCGCCGGCTCCTACGCCAAGGTCCAGGCCCCTGAAGCCGTCCGCGCCTTCGAAAAGGACTACGCCAACATGAAGGCCGACCTCGTCATCGGGACCGGCGCATTTGTGCTGAAGAAGTGGTCCGCCGAGGGCGACTCCGAATGGGTCCGCCATGAGAAGTTCCACACCCAGGTCAACTGGGATGGCGTCAAGTGGCTCCCGCTCTTCACCGACCAGTCGGCCCAGCAGGCTGCCTTCGAGCAGAAGCAGCTCGATGCCTTCACCCCAACCCAGAACCAGGTCATCCACGACCTCCTCAAGCGGTACGAAGGCCAAATCCACGAGGTCAAAATCTTCAGCGGCAACCCCCAGGCCGGCACCTACTACGGCGGCGCCGCCCCGTGGAACAACCCGAACCTCATCGGCGCCATCTTCCGCGCCTTCGACCGCCGCGCCATCATCCAATCGCTCCTCCAGGGCAAGGCCGTCCTCTCGGGGAACGTCCCGCCGACCCAGGCGGCCTTCGCCATCACCGAGAAAGAGCTCATCACCTACCCCGGCTACCTTGAGGACCGCGCGAAGGAAGAGGCCGAGGCGAAGAAGATGTGGGAAGCCGGCGGCGGTCCCGCCCTTGGGGACATCATCGTCGACATCCCCGACATCTGGGAGGGCCTCTACTCCGGCGGCGCCGCCCTCATCACCAACCAGCTCAAGAAGGTGCTGGGCAACAACTTCGTTGCCAAGATCGAGCCCTACGCAACCATCACCGGCAAGATCGTCAAGCAGGAGTACGGCAACGGGAAGAACAACATCTGGTTCGGCTGGATCACCGAGGTGTCCGATCCCGAGCCCACGCTCCTGAACTACCTCCAGTACAACTCGAGCCAGCCGCAGTTCCAGCAGTTCGGCGTCAAGATCGACAAGGTCGACCAGCTCACCGCCCAGGCCGTGGTCGAGTTCGACATCGCCAAGCGCCAGGAGCTCTCCAAAGAGGTCATGCGCGAGCTCATCAAGAACTACGGCGCCGGCATCCCGTACACCCTGGTCGCCGTCAACTCGTCCCTCCGCTGGAACTACCTCAAGTACCCTGAGGCCGTGGCCTTCGTCCAGCAGCACCAGTACGGCACTCAGTGGTGGTTCGACCAGACCGACCCGACCTGGCAGGGCCGGCCGGCCTAG